From Zingiber officinale cultivar Zhangliang chromosome 5B, Zo_v1.1, whole genome shotgun sequence, the proteins below share one genomic window:
- the LOC121984626 gene encoding probable serine/threonine-protein kinase dyrk2 isoform X6, which yields MIEVELKVKNAQNQISQRKNCRHLITMWLMIVRVEFLSSLKFACGAEYDPKIKNDSKGDSYNRNIFSVNKMDDGELQKECYSISPFEEEVYKQGAKSAHGDGDCRMSNKELQEPEAVDLELKVRIHNFHLDHFCATYAPTSENKCAEFLCINFRTGFEESKEFPIVLKSVIAGRYYITEYLGSAAFSKVVQAHDLHTGMDVCLKIINNDKDFFDQSLDEIKLLKFVNRHDPSDEHHLLRLYDYFYYQEHLFIVTELLKANLYEFQKYNHESGGVEYYTLSRIQDIARQCLEALLYLHHLRIIHCDLKPENILLKSYSRCEIKVIDLGSSCFEMDNLSTYVQSRSYRAPEVILGLSYDQKIDIWSLGCILAELYTGDVLFPNDSVPMILARMIGILGPIDEEMLSLGLETNKYFTEKYDLYHMNEETDQVEYLIPESSSLSHQLLDSDAKFVDFLSCLLQINPRRRPTASEALEHEWLSISYH from the exons ATGATAGAAGTCGAGTTGAAGGTAAAGAATGCTCAGAATCAGATATCACAGAGGAAAAACTGCAGGCACTTGATCACAATGTGGTTAATGATAGTACGTGTGGAA TTTCTGTCCTCATTGAAGTTTGCTTGTGGTGCAGAGTATGATCCTAAAATAAAAAACGATAGCAAAGGAGATTCATATAACAGAAACATATTTTCTGTGAACAAGATGGATGATGGGGAGTTGCAAAAAGAATGTTACAGTATATCACCTTTTGAAGAGGAAGTGTACAAACAAGGTGCTAAATCTGCCCATGGAGATGGGGATTGTAGGATGTCTAACAAAGAATTACAGGAACCTGAAGCTGTTGACTTGGAATTAAAG GTTCGGATCCATAACTTCCATCTAGACCATTTTTGTGCAACATACGCACCTACTTCAGAAAACAAATGTGCTGAATTCTTGTGCATCAACTTCAGGACTGGCTTTGAAGAAAGCAAAGAGTTCCCAATTGTCTTAAAATCAGTTATAGCAGGCAGATATTACATTACAGAGTATCTTGGTTCTGCTGCATTTAGCAAGGTTGTTCAGGCTCATGATCTTCATACAGGAATGGATGTTTGTCTTAAGATAATAAACAACGATAAGGATTTTTTTGACCAGAGTTTAGATGAGATTAAACTCCTTAAGTTTGTTAACAGACATGATCCTTCCGATGAGCATCATTTATTGCGCCTTTATGACTACTTCTACTATCAG GAACATCTTTTCATTGTTACAGAGTTGTTAAAAGCTAACCtgtatgaatttcaaaagtaCAATCATGAGTCTGGTGGGGTGGAATACTATACATTGTCCAGAATACAG GATATTGCTCGACAATGTCTAGAGGCTTTATTATACCTCCATCATTTGAGGATAATTCATTGTGATTTGAAACCTGAGAATATCCTTCTCAAGAGCTATAGTAGATGTGAAATTAAAGTCATTGACCTTGGAAGCAGTTGCTTTGAGATGGACAACTTAAGCACATATGTGCAGTCTCGCTCTTATCGAGCTCCTGAAGTTATCCTAGGTCTCTCTTATGATCAGAAGATCGATATCTGGTCCCTAGGTTGCATCCTGGCTGAGCTGTACACTGGTGAC GTACTATTTCCAAATGACTCAGTACCCATGATACTTGCTCGGATGATCGGGATCCTTGGTCCAATTGATGAGGAGATGCTTTCACTGGGACTGGAAACAAACAAATATTTCACTGAAAAATATGATCTTTATCACATGAATGAG GAAACAGACCAAGTCGAGTACCTAATACCCGAGAGTTCCTCGCTGTCGCATCAGCTTCTAGATTCTGATGCCAAATTTGttgattttctttcttgtttgctCCAAATAAACCCAAGGAGGAGACCGACAGCTAGTGAAGCACTAGAACATGAATGGCTCTCCATCTCCTACCATTGA